In Nymphaea colorata isolate Beijing-Zhang1983 chromosome 13, ASM883128v2, whole genome shotgun sequence, one DNA window encodes the following:
- the LOC116267323 gene encoding probable pectinesterase/pectinesterase inhibitor 51: MTPSLSLSPMAFLPTILLFLLLLLSATSSALPRTSLPPLPTQDDRKPAAIHQACKATRFPTICEQTLAGSELPAGEPSAADLIKAAMDATAAPLQSATSLSQSIVDSARDNLNLSTVASRCVLGLGNSTYRIGMSSNPDTIRMNIRDVRAWLSVALSYQSGCHSALKAFNTTAPVGSAVNLLDSLTMLTSNALSLAFAFDRFGNDTDSWMPPQTERDGLIASPSHVPGSGLPAGFQRGFDGLEPDVVVCKDGAEGCLGTVQGAVDSAPESGSGMFVIKIKEGVYDEIVRVPFIKKNVVFLGAGMGKTVITGSLRSGNGVSTYDSATVGIVGDGFMARDITFQNTAGPGSFPAVAFRSESDLSLIENCEFIGHQDTLYAHSLRQLYRSCRIQGTVDFVFGHSASVFHDCLILIAPRQLSPEQGVVNVIAAHGRIDPAQSTGFVFRNCIVNGTAEYMRYYSARPAAYRNYLGRPWREYARTVFLHSYLGGLMSPQGWLPWAGDFGLTTLYYGEFENFGPGANTSQRVPWSSQIPSQNVELYSVENFIQGDEWIKSPDYKRY, from the exons AtgactccctctctctctctctctcccatggCGTTCCTCCCCACCATTCTCCTGTTCCTGCTTCTCCTCCTCTCCGCCACCTCTTCTGCTCTGCCGCGAACGTCGCTTCCACCACTGCCAACACAAGATGACCGGAAACCCGCTGCCATCCACCAGGCATGCAAAGCTACACGCTTTCCCACCATCTGTGAGCAAACGCTGGCAGGATCCGAGCTCCCCGCCGGTGAACCAAGCGCGGCAGACCTCATCAAGGCCGCCATGGACGCCACCGCCGCCCCTCTCCAGTCCGCCACCTCCCTGTCTCAGTCAATCGTCGACTCGGCCCGAGACAACCTCAACCTGTCCACGGTCGCCTCCAGGTGCGTCCTCGGCCTGGGCAACTCAACGTACCGAATCGGAATGTCATCCAACCCCGACACGATACGCATGAACATCCGAGACGTCCGTGCGTGGCTGAGCGTAGCCCTGAGCTACCAATCCGGATGCCATTCCGCACTCAAGGCCTTCAACACCACGGCTCCGGTGGGCTCGGCGGTCAATCTCCTGGATTCGCTGACCATGTTGACCAGCAATGCCCTGAGCTTGGCTTTTGCATTTGACCGGTTTGGGAACGATACTGACTCGTGGATGCCGCCTCAGACGGAACGGGACGGGCTCATCGCCAGCCCGAGCCACGTGCCAGGTTCGGGCTTGCCCGCAGGCTTCCAGCGAGGGTTCGACGGGCTGGAACCGGACGTGGTGGTCTGCAAGGATGGGGCCGAGGGGTGTCTCGGGACGGTACAGGGGGCTGTCGACTCGGCTCCGGAGAGCGGTTCAGGCATGTTCGTCATTAAGATAAAGGAAGGGGTATACGACGAGATCGTGAGGGTGCCCTTCATCAAAAAGAACGTCGTCTTTCTGGGAGCTGGAATGGGCAAAACCGTAATTACAGGCTCTTTGAGATCCGGAAATGGCGTCTCGACCTATGACTCCGCCACCGTCG GTATAGTTGGCGATGGCTTCATGGCCAGGGACATCACTTTCCAGAACACAGCCGGTCCGGGCAGCTTCCCAGCAGTCGCGTTCCGCTCCGAGAGCGACCTCTCCCTGATTGAAAACTGCGAGTTCATCGGCCACCAGGACACGCTTTATGCCCACTCGCTCCGGCAACTGTACCGATCATGCCGGATCCAGGGCACCGTCGACTTCGTCTTTGGCCACTCGGCCTCCGTCTTCCATGACTGCCTGATCCTCATTGCCCCCCGCCAGCTTTCGCCGGAGCAAGGTGTCGTCAACGTGATTGCAGCCCATGGCCGGATCGATCCGGCACAGTCAACCGGGTTTGTGTTCAGGAACTGCATTGTAAATGGGACGGCCGAGTACATGAGGTACTACTCGGCAAGGCCGGCGGCTTACCGGAACTACCTAGGGCGGCCGTGGAGGGAGTACGCGCGGACCGTGTTCCTGCACAGCTACTTGGGTGGGCTCATGAGCCCACAAGGTTGGCTGCCTTGGGCTGGTGACTTTGGACTCACCACTCTCTACTATGGTGAGTTCGAAAATTTTGGACCGGGAGCAAACACGTCACAAAGGGTACCATGGAGCAGCCAAATCCCCAGCCAAAATGTGGAACTGTACTCGGTTGAGAATTTCATTCAAGGAGATGAGTGGATCAAATCTCCTGATTATAAGCGTTATTAG